The DNA window CATCGCACACCAACGCGAGACCTTCGTGCTCACCGATGACGATGGCAAACCGCTGTGCCCCGCCATCGTCTGGATGGACAGCCGCGGCGGCGACCAGGTGACGCGAGCCGTCGAACGCTTCGGGGCGAGCCGTCTGCACGAGCTCTCCGGCAAACCGCCGTGTATCACGCCATCGGTCTACAAACTGATGGCGCTCTTCGGGCGTCGCCCGGACCTCGCGAAGGCTCGGCCCAGAGTGCTCGACGTGCACGCCTTTCTCGCCTGGCGCCTCACCGGTCGTTGCGCCACGTCGCTTGCTTCCGCCGATCCGCTCGGTCTGGTCGACATGCAAGCCCGCAGCTGGTCCGACGAGCTGCTTGCGCTCGCGGATCTGGCCAAAGCGCAGCTGCCCGAGCTGGTGGAGCCCGGCGCGGAGCTCGGTCACCTCGACGCTCAGATCGCCGCGACCATCGGCCTCCGCGCCGGTCTGCCGGTCATCGCCGGTGCCGGGGATGGGCAGGCCGCCGGGCTCGGCGCGGGGATCTCCGGGCCGGGCCGCGCGTACCTGAACCTGGGCACCGCCATCGTCTCGGGCCTCTTGTCGAACGACTACCGCATCAACAACGCGTTTCGTACGCTCTACGCGGCCTCGCCGGGCACGTTCTTCCTGGAGACCGATCTCAAGGGCGGAACCTTCATCTTGAACTGGCTCGCGGAGAAGCTGCTGGGCGCGCGCGACACCGGCGAGGCGCTAGGCAAGCTGGAGGCAGAGGCCACCGAACTTCGCGCCGGCTCTGACGGTCTGATGTTGGTTCCTTACTGGAACGGCGTGATGAATCCGTACTGGGACGACGACGCCACCGGGATCATGGTGGGGTTGACCGGCCGCCACGGTGCGGCGCACGTGTATCGTGGCGTTCTCGAAGGGATCGCGTTCGAGCAACGCCTGCACACTCGCGCCGTCGAGACCGCCCTCGAGAGCCCCGTCGAAGAGCTGATCGTGATGGGCGGCGGCTCGAGGAGCGAGCTGTGGTGCCAGATCATCTCGGACGTGCTCGAGACCCGAGTGTTGCGCGCACGGACCGCCGAGGCCACGGCGCTCGGAGCTGGGATCTTGGCCGCGGTCGGCGCGGGGCTGCACGCAGATCTCGAGACCGCCACCCGTCACATGACTGGTACTGCCGAGCGCTTCAGCCCCGGCCCGAACAGCGCGCGCTACGGTGAGCTCTATCGGGAGGTGTACGAGAAACTCTACCCCTCACTCCGCGGCCCTCTCGAGCGGCTCTCAGAGCTGACCCGCGGCGCCTGAGCCAGGGGCGCCTGAGCCAGGTCTAGAGTGCCGAACAGGTTGAAGTTCGTTTGTTTTCCGGGACTTGCAAGGTGTTCGGCGCTCGCGCGCGGAGCGCGCACGGCCGAAGGCCGGGGGTTTGGGGCGCAGCCCCAACGTAAAGGTCCTAGAACACGAGCAGCGCAAGCTGATCGGTGTTCTAGGGCCCCTAAACCGGAGCGGCAGTAGGCAGCGAGCAATCTTCTGAGCCGGTCTTGACACACTTCGACAAACGTCGTATTGATGTCGGCGTGTCACGGGATGGAGACGTCAAGCGGCTGAGCCGAGCGTTCAAGGCGCTCAGCAATCCCAATCGGCTGCAGCTGTTCCTCAACTTGCTCGAAGAGAGCCGGCTCGATCTCGCCAAGGGCCGGGTGCATGACTGTTTCCTGGCCGGCGTGCTGAACAACCTCAACATCGGTGCTCCGACGGTAAGCCACCACGTCAAAGAGCTGGAAGACGCCGGGCTCATCGAGACCTCCCGGGATGGCAAGCAGCTGGTCTGCACCATCCGCCCGGACGCCATGGCCTCCTTGCGCGCGATCTTCGAAGCCGGCCGCTGAGCGCCCTTTTTTTGCCCTAAAACTTCGACAGTTGTCGAACTATATGGAGAACTGAAATGCAAACTGCTGAACGCCAAGTGATTGCCATCGAGAAGTTCGGTCCCGCCAAGTCCCTCGCCCTCCGGCAGAGGCCCCGGGAAGAGGTCGGCGACGACGACGTTGCCATCGCGGTGAAGTACTCGGGCATCAACTTCGCCGACATCCAGATGCGGCTCGGGTTCTACCCGGACGCACCGAAGCGGCCCTTCGTGCCCGGCTACGAGGTGAGCGGCACTGTCGAGCAGGTCGGGAAGAACGTGGCGCGCTTCAAGGTCGGCGACCCCGTCGTGGCGGGGACCTATTTCGGCGGCTACGCCTCGCAGGTCAGTGTGCCGGCCATTCAGGCTTTTCCGTTGCCCCAGAGCACCGGTTTGGCCGAGGCCGCCGCGCTCCCGGTGAGCTTCTTCACGGCCGAGCTGGCGCTGTTCGAGATGGGACGCGTTCGCGCCGGCGACCGCGTGCTGATCGAGTGTGCGACCGGCGGCGTGGGCACGCTGGCGGTGCAGATGGCGCTCCGCGCCGGCGCCGAGGTCGTCGGGCTGACGACGACGGCGGCAAAAAAGCAATACATCGCCGCGCTCGGCGCAACCCCCTACACCCGCGACGAGTTTTTCGCCGATCCGAGCATCAACGGCTTCGACTTCATCCTGCAAGCCTCGGGGGGCAAGGACATCAAGAGGCAGCTGCCGCGCCTGGGTCTCACCGGCCGTATGGTGTGCATGGGGTTGAACTCCGGCGTGAACGACGGCAAGCGAGATTTCGTGCGCATCGCCCGGGCCGTGCTCTCGACGCCGCGGCTCTCGGTGCTCGATCTGTTGAACCACAACCAGGGAGTCTTTGGCCTGAATGCGCTGCACGTGCTGCGCGATCCCAAGTGGGTGGAGAAACTGACGGCGAAGCTCGAGCGTGTCACCGACATGCAGCTCGCGCCCCACGTCGGCAAAGTGTTCCCCGCCAACGAGGCGGCGGCCGCACATCGCTACCTCGAGACGCGGCAGGCCACAGGTAAGGTCTTGCTCGAGTGGTGAGCGGCGAGCTCAGCTCTTGCCGGGGGGCGGCTCGGCGTAGGGCCCAGGTTTCTTTTCAGGTTCGAGCGGACCCTCGGGGTGCGGGTTCGGCATGGAGAGACAGACCTGAGGTTCGGGCTCGGGGCCCGCGTCGCTCTCCGGCTCGGGCGGCGGAATGGGCGACAGGCACACCTGGGGTTCCGGCTCGACCGAGAGGCACGGCTGAGGCTGCGACAAACAAGGCTGGGGCTCCCCGCCGTCGGGCGGACGGCAGCCATCTGCCGCGAGCACGGTCAACGCCGCCGCCATCAGCTTCGCGCGTCGGGCCAGGATCCGCTGGCGATCGTCGTTGCTCATCCTTGCCCGAGGATACACGCCCGTGGACCTCGCGGGAATGCGGCGCCTCGCGGCCGGGTTCTGAGCCACATGCCGAGCTCACCGCGAGACCCCCAGGGCCCACGGGGCTGGGTTTTCATGGCGGTCGCGTGTGCGGGTGTGCTCGTCGCACGTTCGTCCCTCGCTGACCACTATCGAGTGCCGACCGGTTCGATGCGCCCCAACGTGGTCGAGGGCGACCGCATCATCGTCGACAAACTCGCCTACGGCCTGCGAGTACCGTTCACCCACCTGCGCGTCGGCAGTCACGACGGACCGGCCCGCGGCGACGTAGTCGTGCTCGACTCGCCGGAAGATGGGCGCGTGCTCCTGAAACGCGTCGCGGCCGTTCCAGGCGACCGAGTGGCGGTGCGCCACGGCGAGGTTCTGCTGGACGGTTTGCCCGCGCGGCACACGTACACGCTAGCGCTGGACCACGACGGCGGTCCCGATCTGGACGACACGACCGTGCCAGACGACCTCTACCTGGTGCTCGGAGACAATCGGGGCAATAGCCACGACGGCCGTGCCTTCGGCCTCGTATCGCGCGACGCGATCCTGGGGCGAGCTCTCGCCGTTTGTCTGCGAGACGGCGGCTGGTTCTGGCAGCCGCTGTGAACGCCGCCGCGCGGGCCGCCGGTAGCGCGGTCCTCAGCCCCAGCCTCGCAGCCGGCTCTCCTCCTTGCGGTAGAGCTCGATGGCCTCTTCGATGATGCGCTCGGCCTCGATGCGGCCGACGGGATCTTCCGCCACGATGTCTTTTCTCGCCTCGAGTGATTTGTAGTCCAGGAAAAATCGCTGGATCTCCCGGGCCAGGTGCCGAGGCAGCTCTTCGATTTCCTTGTAGTCGTTGAACGCTGGGTCGTGCAGGTGCACGGCGATGATCTTGTCGTCGGCCTTCCCACCATCGACCATGCGCACCAGCCCAATGGGCCGAGCCACCATGATGCACATCGGTTCGACCGACTCGCTGCACAAGACCAAGATGTCGAGTGGATCCCCGTCGCCGCAGTAGGTTCGAGGGATGAAACCGTAGTTCGCAGGGTAGTGGACCGAGCTGTGCAAGATCCGATCGACCCGCAAGAGCCCGGTGGGTTTGTCGAGCTCGTATTTGACCTTCGAGCCTCGCGGGATCTCGATCAGCGCGTTGACGGCGTCGGCGGGCGACGGCGAGCGGCTCGGGAGCTCGTGCCAGGAATGAACCATACCCGGCAGTCTATCCGCCCGAAGGCACGGCGAGCCCTCATTTCGTCAGTGTGTACTTGATCGAATAACTGATGACCGTTGGGCCCTTCTTCGGTTTGTCGAACTCGACCTGCTCGAAGACCTTGACCACACAGTCGCGAAAACCGTTGCCTTTCATGGCCGTGCGCGGCTGTTTCACCGCCGCATGGCCGCCGTCGCGACCGATGTGCAGATCCACACCGAAG is part of the Myxococcales bacterium genome and encodes:
- a CDS encoding inorganic diphosphatase, producing the protein MVHSWHELPSRSPSPADAVNALIEIPRGSKVKYELDKPTGLLRVDRILHSSVHYPANYGFIPRTYCGDGDPLDILVLCSESVEPMCIMVARPIGLVRMVDGGKADDKIIAVHLHDPAFNDYKEIEELPRHLAREIQRFFLDYKSLEARKDIVAEDPVGRIEAERIIEEAIELYRKEESRLRGWG
- a CDS encoding zinc-binding dehydrogenase, which codes for MQTAERQVIAIEKFGPAKSLALRQRPREEVGDDDVAIAVKYSGINFADIQMRLGFYPDAPKRPFVPGYEVSGTVEQVGKNVARFKVGDPVVAGTYFGGYASQVSVPAIQAFPLPQSTGLAEAAALPVSFFTAELALFEMGRVRAGDRVLIECATGGVGTLAVQMALRAGAEVVGLTTTAAKKQYIAALGATPYTRDEFFADPSINGFDFILQASGGKDIKRQLPRLGLTGRMVCMGLNSGVNDGKRDFVRIARAVLSTPRLSVLDLLNHNQGVFGLNALHVLRDPKWVEKLTAKLERVTDMQLAPHVGKVFPANEAAAAHRYLETRQATGKVLLEW
- a CDS encoding winged helix-turn-helix transcriptional regulator, encoding MSRAFKALSNPNRLQLFLNLLEESRLDLAKGRVHDCFLAGVLNNLNIGAPTVSHHVKELEDAGLIETSRDGKQLVCTIRPDAMASLRAIFEAGR
- the lepB gene encoding signal peptidase I, with the protein product MAVACAGVLVARSSLADHYRVPTGSMRPNVVEGDRIIVDKLAYGLRVPFTHLRVGSHDGPARGDVVVLDSPEDGRVLLKRVAAVPGDRVAVRHGEVLLDGLPARHTYTLALDHDGGPDLDDTTVPDDLYLVLGDNRGNSHDGRAFGLVSRDAILGRALAVCLRDGGWFWQPL
- a CDS encoding xylulose kinase produces the protein MLVLGIDSSTTATKAIAWDPHGTAVAEGRSAFELSNPDVNAWEQDAESWWSAARLAIAECVRGLGPRAREIAALSIAHQRETFVLTDDDGKPLCPAIVWMDSRGGDQVTRAVERFGASRLHELSGKPPCITPSVYKLMALFGRRPDLAKARPRVLDVHAFLAWRLTGRCATSLASADPLGLVDMQARSWSDELLALADLAKAQLPELVEPGAELGHLDAQIAATIGLRAGLPVIAGAGDGQAAGLGAGISGPGRAYLNLGTAIVSGLLSNDYRINNAFRTLYAASPGTFFLETDLKGGTFILNWLAEKLLGARDTGEALGKLEAEATELRAGSDGLMLVPYWNGVMNPYWDDDATGIMVGLTGRHGAAHVYRGVLEGIAFEQRLHTRAVETALESPVEELIVMGGGSRSELWCQIISDVLETRVLRARTAEATALGAGILAAVGAGLHADLETATRHMTGTAERFSPGPNSARYGELYREVYEKLYPSLRGPLERLSELTRGA